A DNA window from Porphyromonas gingivalis ATCC 33277 contains the following coding sequences:
- a CDS encoding GtrA family protein, translated as MPKKTTFLQLIKYGIVGVSNTLISMIVIFLLLKIAGMKDGPANLIGYIAGLINSFIWNRKWTFRSRTSWRQTFVPFILMFVICYALQYGLLMWLNEYSTSYDKYYNHLIGMAFFTIINFLANKFITFGKER; from the coding sequence ATGCCGAAGAAAACGACCTTCCTGCAACTAATTAAATATGGTATCGTGGGCGTATCCAATACGCTCATTTCCATGATTGTAATCTTCCTGCTACTCAAAATCGCCGGTATGAAAGACGGTCCGGCCAATCTGATCGGTTATATAGCAGGACTCATCAATAGCTTCATTTGGAATCGTAAATGGACATTCCGGAGCCGGACCTCTTGGAGGCAGACATTCGTACCATTCATCCTGATGTTCGTAATATGCTATGCACTCCAATACGGACTTCTGATGTGGCTCAACGAATACTCCACCTCCTACGACAAGTATTACAACCACCTGATAGGAATGGCCTTTTTCACCATTATCAATTTCCTTGCCAATAAGTTCATTACATTCGGCAAAGAACGGTAG
- a CDS encoding lipopolysaccharide biosynthesis protein: protein MGTHIKSRTANSLQNTKVSLFFYLLILVTTFFSRKVFINSLGTEILGLNTTITNLLGLLNLSELGIGTAVSFALFKPLLDGNRKNISEIVSVQGWLYRNIALLIIIVGAILMFFFPWIFQKTDLPLWYAYSTYLVFLTSSLLGYFINYRQIILSADQKQYKITYITKGLTFLKLTIQIILLYFSIGGYKGWLLVELVFAFATAFLLEYSVRKTYPWLKTSCYVGKRVYKEYGEILTKIKQLFFHKVAGYVLNQTSPIIIYAYTTLTLVAIYGNYMLIVAGVISLLVAIFSGIIPTLGNLIAEGKRKSILKIFGEYFACRMLIAGIATYCLWIGGNGFMVLWMGSEYLLEKLPFVLIVGITFAGMTRVSDDFLAAYGLFRDIWAPISEAALNLGLSILLGHFFSLSGILSGVLISLILVVHIWKPYFLCKNGLLIPVSKYYLKYILYCSITLLSGFATYWLLGAANRDEAFSFIPWAIFLFKHMVLFSLISYSIAFLLDKGMKDFSQRVLYIIKEKLIKKNE from the coding sequence ATGGGAACACATATAAAAAGCCGTACAGCCAATAGCCTGCAAAATACAAAGGTTTCTTTGTTTTTTTATCTTCTTATACTGGTAACTACTTTTTTTTCTCGTAAAGTTTTTATCAATTCTCTTGGCACAGAGATACTGGGCTTGAATACGACGATTACCAATTTATTAGGGCTTTTGAACCTATCAGAATTAGGAATCGGAACTGCCGTATCCTTTGCATTGTTCAAGCCCCTGCTGGACGGCAATCGGAAGAATATCAGCGAAATAGTATCTGTTCAGGGATGGTTATACAGGAATATAGCTCTTTTGATAATTATCGTGGGGGCTATTCTTATGTTTTTCTTCCCTTGGATATTTCAAAAAACAGATCTGCCTTTATGGTATGCGTATTCCACTTATTTAGTCTTCCTGACTTCTTCTCTTTTGGGTTATTTTATCAATTACAGGCAGATTATTCTATCTGCTGATCAAAAACAATATAAGATAACGTATATAACCAAAGGTCTGACTTTTCTGAAACTTACTATCCAGATCATTCTACTCTATTTTTCTATTGGGGGATATAAAGGCTGGTTGTTGGTAGAATTGGTATTCGCCTTTGCAACAGCATTTCTTCTGGAATATTCTGTCCGAAAAACTTATCCTTGGCTCAAAACCTCCTGTTATGTCGGGAAAAGAGTATATAAGGAGTATGGAGAAATCCTGACAAAGATCAAGCAGCTCTTTTTCCACAAGGTTGCGGGCTATGTGCTCAATCAGACCTCGCCTATAATCATCTATGCTTATACCACCTTAACGCTCGTTGCTATCTATGGCAACTATATGCTTATAGTAGCAGGGGTAATTTCCCTTTTGGTCGCAATTTTCAGTGGTATCATACCAACTTTAGGAAATCTCATTGCTGAAGGAAAAAGAAAATCGATTCTAAAAATTTTCGGAGAGTATTTTGCCTGCCGAATGCTTATAGCCGGAATTGCGACCTACTGTTTATGGATCGGAGGAAACGGTTTTATGGTCTTGTGGATGGGCTCCGAGTATCTTTTGGAAAAACTTCCTTTCGTCTTGATCGTCGGTATTACTTTCGCCGGTATGACCCGTGTCAGTGATGATTTCCTGGCTGCTTATGGTCTTTTCAGAGATATATGGGCTCCCATTTCTGAGGCCGCTCTCAATTTGGGTCTATCTATTTTATTGGGACATTTCTTTTCTTTATCGGGTATTTTATCCGGAGTCCTTATCAGTCTGATACTCGTAGTTCACATTTGGAAGCCCTACTTCTTGTGCAAAAACGGCCTGTTGATCCCTGTCAGCAAATATTATCTGAAATACATACTGTACTGCTCTATTACCCTCTTATCAGGATTTGCTACTTATTGGTTGCTTGGTGCAGCTAATCGAGATGAAGCGTTTTCTTTCATCCCATGGGCTATATTTTTGTTCAAACACATGGTTTTGTTCTCTCTTATCTCATACTCTATCGCTTTTCTACTGGACAAAGGCATGAAGGATTTTTCCCAACGCGTATTATACATAATCAAGGAAAAGCTAATCAAGAAAAACGAATAG
- a CDS encoding FHA domain-containing protein, translating to MKRVFCPKCDGAITISRETLSQASPNGSLSLLCPHCCHQLRIRLVSKSDNSHNHKTEQEEQELAQELDRSRGYIVVLENIFGYRQEFALREGDNGIGRRNKDSVVDIAVLTGDPSMGRHHCILRVTPKKDGSFLYSIADDDSLVGTFVGGRLLDKKEWCRLNDGDVITMGATSAILYTSDHKDTESEEKN from the coding sequence ATGAAAAGAGTCTTTTGTCCGAAATGTGACGGTGCTATCACGATTAGCCGTGAAACTCTCTCTCAGGCATCGCCAAACGGTTCTTTGTCATTGCTCTGTCCGCATTGTTGTCATCAGTTGCGCATTCGGCTGGTAAGCAAATCCGACAACTCGCACAATCACAAAACAGAGCAAGAGGAACAAGAATTGGCACAGGAGCTCGACCGAAGCCGCGGATACATAGTCGTATTGGAAAATATATTCGGATATCGGCAAGAATTTGCGCTCAGAGAAGGAGACAACGGGATAGGACGTCGCAACAAAGACTCGGTCGTGGACATTGCAGTATTGACCGGTGATCCAAGTATGGGACGACACCACTGCATACTTCGAGTGACCCCGAAAAAAGACGGATCTTTTCTTTATTCGATTGCCGATGACGATAGTCTTGTAGGTACTTTTGTCGGAGGACGTCTTCTGGACAAAAAAGAATGGTGCAGACTGAACGATGGCGATGTGATTACGATGGGGGCTACCAGTGCCATATTGTACACATCGGATCACAAAGACACCGAATCCGAGGAGAAGAATTAA
- a CDS encoding serine dehydratase subunit alpha family protein, with product MDTPTQQRIISLIKKEVVPATGCTEPVAVALAAAQAASLMEQRPDHVEVLLSPNILKNAMGVGIPGTGMIGLPIAIALGIVVADPTKQLKVLDGIAPEQLEEAKKIVDDKIIQVAVKQGDIDKLYIEINMSAGSESASTIIEKIHTNIIYAAHNGQVVIDGRHDTADKNESASSESEEEITLSFEMVYDFAMNTPTEEIEFILEAARLNRHASEVSMKGNYGHAVGRMIQGSLGRRYLGDSSLTRMLTYTSSACDARMDGAPVTVMSNSGSGNQGITATLPVLSFAEDEQADHERTVRALVLSNLMVIYIKQKLGRLSALCGCVVAATGSSCGLCYLMGGTKEQIGFAIKNMIGNITGMLCDGAKPSCSMKVSSGVSSAMFSALLAMEKKVVTSNEGIVDDDVDQSIDNLTSIGRDGMNATDTLVLNIMTSKK from the coding sequence ATGGATACACCAACCCAACAACGAATTATCAGTCTCATTAAGAAAGAAGTAGTTCCGGCCACAGGCTGTACCGAGCCGGTTGCCGTTGCTCTTGCTGCTGCTCAAGCTGCTTCGCTCATGGAGCAACGACCGGACCATGTAGAGGTACTGCTCAGCCCCAATATACTCAAGAATGCCATGGGCGTAGGCATCCCCGGAACGGGAATGATCGGACTACCGATAGCCATAGCTCTTGGAATCGTCGTAGCAGACCCGACCAAACAACTCAAAGTGCTCGATGGAATTGCACCGGAACAGCTTGAGGAGGCCAAGAAAATCGTCGACGATAAGATTATACAAGTAGCAGTCAAACAGGGTGATATAGACAAATTGTATATCGAAATCAATATGTCGGCCGGTTCCGAATCGGCATCAACGATCATTGAAAAAATCCATACCAATATCATCTATGCTGCACACAATGGCCAAGTCGTCATCGATGGCCGGCATGATACAGCGGACAAGAACGAGAGTGCATCATCCGAGTCGGAGGAGGAGATCACACTATCCTTCGAGATGGTATACGACTTTGCCATGAATACACCCACGGAAGAGATCGAATTCATCTTGGAAGCTGCTCGCCTCAATCGACATGCCAGCGAAGTATCCATGAAGGGCAATTACGGCCATGCCGTAGGACGAATGATACAAGGTTCTTTGGGACGCCGCTATCTTGGCGACAGCTCTCTTACCCGCATGCTTACTTATACAAGCTCGGCATGCGATGCACGTATGGATGGTGCTCCGGTAACGGTCATGAGCAATTCCGGCAGTGGTAATCAAGGTATTACGGCCACATTGCCCGTACTTTCATTTGCTGAAGACGAGCAGGCCGATCATGAAAGAACGGTAAGGGCTTTGGTCTTGAGCAATCTTATGGTGATCTACATCAAGCAGAAGCTCGGCCGTCTGTCAGCTCTCTGTGGCTGTGTAGTGGCTGCAACGGGATCAAGCTGCGGACTCTGTTATCTGATGGGAGGCACTAAAGAGCAAATCGGATTTGCCATCAAAAACATGATCGGCAATATCACCGGCATGCTTTGCGATGGAGCCAAGCCGAGCTGTAGCATGAAAGTATCCAGCGGAGTCAGCTCCGCCATGTTCTCTGCACTGCTGGCCATGGAGAAAAAGGTAGTGACCAGCAACGAGGGGATCGTGGACGATGATGTAGACCAAAGCATCGACAACCTCACAAGCATAGGCCGGGATGGCATGAACGCCACCGATACCCTTGTGCTCAACATCATGACCAGCAAAAAGTAA
- a CDS encoding DNA-deoxyinosine glycosylase, producing MASVHKQSFPPIEDGHLEILILGSLPGDESIRRGQYYAHPRNRFWPLMAKMLGKPLPDDYAERTEILLSAHIGLWDVAHSAIRKGSADIQICDEEPNDIRSLIERNPRLHTIAFNGKKAEAMFRKHFPQTPDVRCLLMPSTSPANAGKTLDLLVKDWNRIFSL from the coding sequence ATGGCTTCCGTGCATAAGCAATCTTTCCCACCCATCGAAGACGGGCATCTGGAAATACTCATATTGGGTAGTCTGCCCGGTGATGAATCTATCCGCAGAGGGCAATACTATGCTCATCCCCGCAACCGCTTTTGGCCTTTGATGGCAAAAATGCTGGGAAAACCCCTACCCGATGACTATGCAGAACGAACCGAGATATTGCTTTCGGCACATATCGGTCTGTGGGATGTAGCCCATTCGGCTATTCGCAAGGGAAGTGCGGATATTCAGATCTGTGACGAAGAGCCCAATGACATACGCTCTCTGATCGAACGAAATCCACGATTGCACACGATTGCATTCAACGGAAAAAAAGCAGAAGCAATGTTCAGAAAGCATTTTCCCCAAACACCGGATGTCCGTTGCCTGCTCATGCCGAGTACAAGCCCTGCCAATGCCGGAAAGACCTTAGACCTCTTAGTGAAAGATTGGAATAGGATCTTTTCTCTCTGA
- a CDS encoding copper resistance protein NlpE N-terminal domain-containing protein, which translates to MKKILGFAMLSVALVACGGNKNEQDAAADSARIADSIAQVEAAAAADVERFVGTYTGLIPAADAEGFDVKLVLNADRTFALEEVAKGGKEDGSGSTNSGAFTISGDTVSLAREGEVSPLRLVLNATADSLQYDGVQDEKMAPFYVLAKQK; encoded by the coding sequence ATGAAAAAAATTCTTGGTTTCGCCATGTTGAGCGTTGCATTGGTTGCTTGTGGCGGAAATAAAAATGAGCAGGATGCTGCTGCCGATAGCGCACGTATTGCTGATTCTATAGCACAGGTAGAGGCTGCGGCTGCTGCCGATGTAGAGCGCTTTGTAGGTACCTATACAGGCCTTATTCCTGCTGCCGATGCAGAGGGATTCGATGTTAAGTTGGTATTGAATGCAGACAGAACTTTTGCTCTGGAAGAAGTAGCCAAGGGTGGAAAAGAAGACGGTTCCGGATCTACGAATAGCGGTGCTTTTACCATTAGTGGCGACACGGTATCTCTTGCAAGGGAAGGAGAAGTTTCTCCTCTTCGGCTTGTGTTGAACGCGACAGCCGATTCGTTGCAGTATGACGGAGTTCAGGATGAAAAGATGGCTCCTTTCTACGTATTGGCCAAGCAGAAATAA
- a CDS encoding pyruvoyl-dependent arginine decarboxylase yields MSKLVGNLIPNTFFITKGSGESDLELHAGSYHMALFDAGISDFNIMTYSSVLPATAHLATMDEIDLPPFGSELKTIMAVSHGYQDEFVSAGVVYAWMYKDENFDEKAGGLVCEVSGRYRIEELESRLIRVINDLHQKTYSQYYLGELNFITEGITIEKRYGTALAGLCFMDFIQPEVQKK; encoded by the coding sequence ATGAGCAAACTTGTAGGGAATCTCATCCCCAACACTTTCTTCATTACCAAGGGTAGTGGCGAGTCTGATCTGGAACTGCATGCCGGTTCGTATCACATGGCTTTGTTCGACGCCGGGATCTCGGACTTCAATATCATGACTTACTCCTCCGTACTGCCTGCGACAGCTCATTTGGCCACAATGGACGAAATAGACCTGCCGCCTTTCGGTTCTGAACTGAAAACGATCATGGCCGTTTCGCACGGCTATCAGGACGAATTCGTTTCGGCCGGAGTGGTGTATGCATGGATGTACAAGGATGAGAATTTCGACGAGAAGGCCGGAGGCCTCGTATGCGAGGTTAGCGGACGCTACCGTATCGAAGAGCTGGAGTCCCGTCTGATCCGCGTTATCAACGATCTGCACCAGAAGACCTACAGCCAATACTACCTCGGAGAGCTGAACTTCATCACCGAGGGTATCACGATCGAGAAGCGATACGGTACGGCTTTGGCCGGTTTGTGTTTCATGGATTTCATCCAACCCGAAGTACAGAAAAAGTAG
- a CDS encoding GH92 family glycosyl hydrolase, with the protein MRFLPYPIAFLSIILLLSCAGRKRGKDIDFTKYVNPLIGTDWVGNTYPGATVPFGMVQLSPDNGKSGWDYIAGYYYPDTMIAGFSHTHLSGTGAGDLYDIRFMPIGKSSPDEVVPKDHIRTSFSHKNEKAESGYYAVRLDNGIKVELTATEHCGIQRYTIQDSILEVRLDLNSTMNWDRTTDSRLQLIDSHTISGYRFSDGWARDQRIFFRSRFSLPIEQFTIDSVPQYANNDTTQIIGYGLVAHLSFLIAKSDSTLTISTALSGVDEKGAANNLAKEAPHHDFDLYRAETSLLWQRALSRIVAEKGKSPRVDTIFYTALYHSLLCPTVFSDADGRYRGADKKIHTLKTARKHYGTFSLWDTYRAAHPLYNILFPERAADMAESLVAFGEQNEGLLPVWTMWAGETGMMIGYHSIPVIVEAYRKGNYKENPQRIMRLLVSTMEKTGRTDMDNYRRLGYVPADCTNWSLSKTMEYAYDDACIALFARENAAAAKRSMAYAHHAKAYQEVYDPASGFFRPRLASGEWKFPFDPFEYTEDITESNAWQYLFGVQHDTEGLMELMGGADSMARRLDLFFGTPTPSHIALPIFSTGMIGQYAHGNEPSHHVAYLYNKVSQPWKGAGIIRRILTELYKNTPDGLCGNEDCGQLSAWYVFSALGFYPVDPISGHYELGSPLFEHVTIPQPNGRIFRLTAHNLSEKNRYIESVKVDGKPYHRSYITWNQIRSGAHVELFMTSREGHCWY; encoded by the coding sequence ATGCGCTTTCTCCCCTACCCCATAGCTTTTCTTTCCATTATTCTCTTGCTTTCATGTGCAGGCCGCAAAAGAGGAAAAGATATTGACTTCACAAAGTATGTGAATCCCCTTATCGGAACCGACTGGGTAGGCAATACATACCCGGGGGCTACGGTTCCTTTCGGTATGGTACAGCTAAGCCCTGACAACGGGAAAAGCGGCTGGGACTATATAGCCGGATACTATTATCCCGACACGATGATAGCAGGCTTCAGCCATACGCATCTGAGCGGAACAGGTGCGGGCGACCTCTATGACATTCGCTTTATGCCAATCGGCAAAAGTTCTCCGGATGAAGTCGTCCCTAAGGACCACATACGGACTTCATTCAGCCACAAAAACGAAAAAGCCGAATCCGGATATTATGCCGTGAGGTTGGACAATGGTATCAAGGTGGAGCTGACGGCCACCGAACATTGTGGCATTCAACGCTATACAATTCAGGACTCCATACTGGAAGTTCGCCTCGATCTCAATAGCACGATGAATTGGGACAGGACGACAGACAGCCGTCTGCAGCTGATCGACAGCCACACGATAAGCGGTTATCGCTTCTCGGACGGTTGGGCACGGGATCAGCGCATATTCTTCCGCAGCAGATTTTCTCTTCCGATAGAGCAGTTCACGATAGACAGTGTACCCCAATATGCCAATAACGATACGACACAAATCATTGGTTACGGCCTTGTAGCCCACCTTTCGTTTTTAATAGCCAAGTCCGACAGCACGCTGACGATCTCCACCGCCCTATCGGGTGTGGACGAAAAGGGAGCGGCTAACAATCTGGCGAAAGAAGCTCCCCACCACGATTTCGACCTCTACCGTGCGGAAACATCGCTGCTGTGGCAACGTGCCTTGTCGCGTATAGTGGCGGAAAAAGGAAAATCGCCCCGAGTGGACACCATTTTCTATACCGCGCTCTATCACAGTCTGCTCTGCCCGACGGTTTTCAGCGATGCAGATGGCCGTTACAGAGGAGCGGACAAAAAGATCCATACGCTAAAGACGGCACGCAAACACTACGGTACCTTCTCGCTTTGGGACACCTACCGAGCTGCCCACCCCCTGTACAACATCCTTTTTCCCGAACGTGCAGCCGATATGGCAGAAAGTCTCGTCGCTTTCGGTGAGCAAAACGAAGGGCTGCTGCCCGTTTGGACGATGTGGGCCGGAGAAACCGGTATGATGATTGGCTACCATTCCATACCGGTCATCGTAGAAGCCTATCGGAAAGGCAATTACAAAGAGAATCCGCAGCGCATCATGCGCCTGTTGGTTTCGACCATGGAAAAAACCGGCAGAACCGATATGGACAATTATCGTCGTTTGGGCTATGTGCCGGCCGACTGTACGAACTGGAGCTTGAGCAAGACGATGGAATACGCCTACGACGATGCCTGCATCGCACTCTTTGCAAGGGAAAACGCAGCGGCAGCCAAGCGGTCGATGGCATATGCGCACCACGCCAAGGCATACCAAGAGGTATATGATCCGGCAAGCGGTTTCTTCAGACCCAGATTAGCATCGGGGGAATGGAAATTTCCTTTCGATCCTTTCGAATACACTGAGGACATCACAGAGAGTAATGCTTGGCAATATCTCTTCGGAGTCCAGCATGATACAGAAGGCCTCATGGAACTGATGGGCGGTGCAGATTCGATGGCTCGCCGTCTTGACCTCTTTTTCGGCACTCCTACTCCCTCTCATATAGCATTGCCGATTTTCAGTACGGGAATGATCGGACAATATGCCCACGGCAATGAGCCGAGCCATCACGTGGCTTACTTGTACAACAAGGTATCGCAGCCATGGAAAGGAGCGGGGATAATACGCCGCATCCTGACAGAACTATACAAAAATACCCCTGACGGCCTATGCGGAAACGAAGACTGCGGCCAACTTTCTGCTTGGTACGTATTCTCAGCCCTGGGGTTCTATCCGGTGGATCCGATAAGCGGCCATTACGAACTGGGATCACCCCTGTTCGAACATGTGACTATCCCTCAGCCCAATGGTCGTATCTTTCGACTGACGGCTCACAATCTAAGTGAGAAGAACCGATATATCGAGTCCGTAAAAGTGGATGGCAAACCCTATCACAGGTCATATATCACATGGAATCAGATTCGATCCGGTGCGCATGTGGAGCTTTTCATGACCTCTCGCGAGGGACATTGCTGGTATTGA
- a CDS encoding DUF4492 domain-containing protein: MTTIKAKRENLFMRIARFYIDGFRNMKLGKTLWAIILIKLFIMFAILKVFFFPNFLKQQVGSDSTAKSEYVQQELIKRGINP; the protein is encoded by the coding sequence ATGACAACAATCAAAGCAAAGCGCGAGAACTTGTTCATGCGTATAGCTCGCTTTTATATAGATGGCTTCAGGAATATGAAATTGGGAAAGACGCTATGGGCTATTATCCTCATCAAACTATTCATCATGTTCGCCATCCTGAAAGTATTCTTCTTCCCGAACTTTCTGAAGCAACAGGTCGGTAGCGACAGCACTGCCAAATCCGAATATGTGCAGCAGGAACTTATCAAACGTGGAATAAACCCCTAA
- a CDS encoding cytochrome ubiquinol oxidase subunit I, translated as MIMNLDALVSWSRAQFALTAMYHWLFVPLTLGLGVIMAIVETIYYRNGKPEWKRYAQFWQKLFGINFAIGVATGIILEFEFGTNWSNYSLFVGDIFGAPLAIEGILAFFMEATFIAVMFFGWNKVSKGFHLSATWLTIIGASLSAVWILIANAWMQEPVGMTFNPDTMRNEMTDFWALVFSSTAINKFWHTISSCWTLGSVFALGVCGIYLLRKDDKHKDFALKNIKIIAPFGLAASLITAFTGDTSAYNVAQKQPMKLAAMEGLYDSGQTDKDGLTADGKGLPLSLFGILNPAKETPQDDKEAFLFNVSVPRVLSVLGTRNPSGYVPGINNILEGGYVKADGTTAIPVDSMMQRGRRAIMALNDYSKAKQAGDMEAALQHKSVIDENFPYFGYSYIQHKNDIVPPIGLTYYSFRIMVGLGMLFILLFLMAWLLSFKPEKFSKMRWFHMIAIVCMPLAWVASQSGWIVAEVGRQPWTIQDLLPVQAAVSKLEAGSVIITFFVFLVLFSALLVAELNIMRKAIKKGPETE; from the coding sequence ATGATTATGAATTTAGATGCCTTAGTAAGCTGGTCACGTGCACAGTTTGCTCTTACAGCCATGTATCACTGGCTGTTTGTTCCGCTGACACTGGGATTGGGTGTCATCATGGCTATCGTGGAGACCATCTATTATCGCAATGGCAAACCGGAGTGGAAGCGTTATGCCCAGTTCTGGCAGAAGCTATTCGGTATCAACTTTGCGATCGGTGTGGCCACAGGAATCATTCTCGAATTCGAGTTCGGTACCAACTGGTCTAATTACAGTCTCTTTGTGGGCGATATCTTCGGAGCGCCATTGGCCATCGAAGGTATTTTGGCTTTCTTCATGGAGGCTACTTTTATTGCCGTTATGTTCTTTGGCTGGAACAAGGTGAGCAAAGGTTTTCACCTAAGTGCCACATGGCTGACCATCATCGGAGCCAGCTTGTCAGCCGTATGGATTCTTATCGCCAATGCATGGATGCAGGAGCCGGTAGGAATGACCTTCAACCCCGATACGATGCGCAACGAAATGACGGATTTCTGGGCTTTGGTATTCTCTTCCACTGCGATCAATAAGTTCTGGCACACGATCTCTTCCTGCTGGACTCTCGGATCCGTATTTGCTTTGGGCGTATGTGGCATCTACCTGCTGCGAAAGGATGACAAACACAAGGACTTTGCTCTCAAAAACATCAAGATCATCGCTCCATTCGGCTTGGCTGCTTCGCTTATCACAGCTTTCACCGGCGACACCTCTGCCTACAACGTGGCACAAAAGCAACCGATGAAGCTCGCTGCCATGGAAGGTCTGTACGATTCCGGACAGACGGACAAAGATGGACTCACTGCCGATGGCAAGGGTCTTCCGCTCAGTCTCTTCGGCATCCTCAATCCGGCGAAAGAAACACCGCAGGACGATAAGGAAGCTTTTCTCTTCAACGTATCGGTTCCGCGCGTACTCTCTGTCTTGGGAACTCGCAACCCCAGTGGTTATGTACCGGGTATCAACAACATCCTCGAAGGCGGCTATGTAAAGGCCGATGGCACTACCGCTATTCCGGTGGATAGTATGATGCAGCGCGGACGCAGAGCGATCATGGCTCTGAACGACTACAGCAAGGCCAAACAAGCCGGCGACATGGAAGCTGCCCTACAGCACAAATCCGTTATAGACGAGAATTTCCCCTATTTCGGCTATAGCTATATCCAGCACAAGAACGACATAGTCCCCCCCATTGGGCTGACCTACTACAGCTTCCGTATCATGGTGGGACTCGGTATGCTGTTCATCCTGTTATTCCTCATGGCATGGCTCCTGAGCTTCAAACCGGAAAAATTCAGCAAAATGCGATGGTTCCACATGATCGCTATCGTATGTATGCCTCTTGCATGGGTAGCCAGTCAGAGTGGCTGGATCGTAGCGGAAGTGGGACGTCAGCCGTGGACAATCCAAGATTTATTGCCCGTACAGGCAGCCGTATCCAAACTGGAAGCCGGCTCCGTGATCATCACCTTCTTTGTTTTCCTCGTACTCTTCTCTGCTTTGCTCGTTGCCGAGCTGAATATCATGCGCAAGGCGATCAAGAAAGGCCCCGAGACGGAATAA
- a CDS encoding cytochrome d ubiquinol oxidase subunit II, with protein sequence MEYALLQHYWWFLVSLLGALLVFLLFVQGGQSFLFSLGKDELTQKMMVNSTGRKWEFTFTTLVTFGGALFASFPLFYSTSFGGAYWVWMLILFCFIIQAVSYEYQSKHGNVWGRKTYQILLFINGVLAPLLLGTAVSTFFTGSSFVVNKMAMFDLSGGNQIVSAWQPFNGWQLRGLEAVLNLWNVVLGLAVFFLARVSALLYFINNIDDESLYAAAKRRLWANTAAFLIFFLAYIAFLLTTEGFAVNPVSKEVYMEPYKYLYNFLDMPAVLAVFLLGVILVLGGIGLTLLRKGFKRGIWLHGTGTVLTVLALLLVAGWNDTSWYPSTYDLQSSLTIENASSSHFTLKVMSYVSILIPFVLAYIFYAWRALDIRKITKKEMEQDDHVY encoded by the coding sequence ATGGAATACGCATTGTTACAACACTACTGGTGGTTCCTCGTCTCATTACTGGGAGCACTCTTGGTTTTCTTGCTATTTGTACAAGGAGGACAGTCATTCCTCTTCAGTCTTGGCAAAGATGAACTGACTCAGAAAATGATGGTCAATTCGACCGGACGCAAATGGGAGTTCACTTTCACTACACTGGTTACTTTCGGAGGAGCTCTCTTTGCTTCGTTTCCTCTTTTCTATAGCACCAGCTTCGGAGGAGCATATTGGGTATGGATGCTGATCCTCTTCTGCTTCATTATCCAAGCTGTCTCCTACGAGTATCAATCCAAACATGGTAATGTATGGGGGAGGAAAACCTACCAAATACTGCTTTTCATCAATGGTGTACTGGCTCCGCTTCTGCTCGGAACCGCTGTTTCCACATTCTTTACAGGCAGTAGCTTCGTGGTAAACAAGATGGCGATGTTCGACCTCTCCGGCGGCAACCAGATCGTTTCGGCCTGGCAGCCCTTCAATGGGTGGCAACTGAGAGGCCTTGAAGCTGTTTTGAACCTGTGGAACGTGGTTCTCGGATTGGCTGTATTCTTCCTTGCCAGAGTATCGGCTCTGCTTTATTTCATCAATAATATCGATGACGAGAGTCTCTATGCGGCAGCCAAACGCCGACTTTGGGCCAATACGGCCGCATTCCTGATTTTCTTTCTGGCATACATAGCTTTCCTGCTGACTACGGAAGGATTTGCCGTGAATCCCGTTTCCAAAGAGGTGTATATGGAACCATACAAGTACCTGTACAACTTCTTGGATATGCCGGCCGTTCTGGCTGTATTCCTGCTTGGAGTAATCCTCGTACTTGGCGGTATAGGTTTGACTCTACTGCGTAAAGGCTTCAAACGCGGAATCTGGCTACACGGTACGGGAACCGTACTGACTGTGCTTGCCCTACTACTTGTAGCCGGTTGGAACGATACGTCTTGGTACCCCTCCACATACGATCTGCAAAGTTCGCTTACGATCGAGAATGCCAGCTCCAGCCATTTCACGCTGAAGGTAATGAGCTACGTCTCTATCCTTATTCCTTTCGTTTTGGCTTACATTTTCTATGCTTGGCGCGCACTGGACATTCGTAAAATCACAAAAAAAGAAATGGAGCAGGACGATCACGTCTATTGA